The following are encoded in a window of Arctopsyche grandis isolate Sample6627 chromosome 4, ASM5162203v2, whole genome shotgun sequence genomic DNA:
- the Naa80 gene encoding N-alpha-acetyltransferase 80 has product MTDLDESALSVVALHQHPELMKQCCILVNEEWPRSETARMLSLQTSCDKMPTCLVLLTGDKKVIGHCKLTPIPSIKDSCFVESVVIDKALRGKRMGTFLMQASEEYCRLVLNLKTIHLSTKGQEIFYQKLGYNICEPISIYGSFPQAQNAVNNIAQINIPKLKIDDKLNTNTAPPIPPPLNIKMNVEPKKTAKTYMVKSLLL; this is encoded by the coding sequence ATTTGGACGAATCAGCCTTGTCAGTAGTTGCTCTGCATCAGCATCCCGAATTGATGAAACAATGTTGTATACTAGTCAATGAAGAATGGCCTCGAAGTGAAACTGCACGTATGCTGAGTCTGCAAACTTCTTGTGATAAAATGCCCACTTGTTTGGTTCTCCTAACCGGTGATAAAAAAGTAATCGGGCATTGCAAATTAACACCCATACCGAGCATCAAAGACAGTTGCTTCGTAGAATCTGTTGTCATCGACAAAGCTCTCCGGGGCAAAAGAATGGGCACTTTTCTAATGCAAGCGAGTGAAGAATATTGCCGATtggtgctcaatttaaaaacgaTACATTTGTCGACAAAGGGACAAGAGATATTTTATCAGAAATTGGGATACAACATATGTGAGCCCATTTCAATTTATGGTAGTTTCCCTCAAGCACAGAACGCTGTCAATAATATTGCACAAATAAATATACCAAAACTAAAAATTGACGATAAATTAAATACGAATACCGCACCGCCCATTCCACcaccattaaatatcaaaatgaatGTAGAACCAAAGAAAACTGCTAAAACTTATATGGTAAAGTCGCTTTTATTATAA